The following are encoded together in the Juglans microcarpa x Juglans regia isolate MS1-56 chromosome 2D, Jm3101_v1.0, whole genome shotgun sequence genome:
- the LOC121249569 gene encoding formin-like protein 2 isoform X4: protein MGSAFNPQILAEKLAKLNSSQIDIWEERKVFGSRGQLLKEGLAGRQIENNNRNGKNLSFKLRPSAGNILEKIVSDYHILYGGQLDEEVILSKCTNAVSSLEKVDKEIGGDINSGQFHGSGFVEELQGQHAILRDCIEQLTAVESARTTLVSHLREALQEQEFKMGQVRNQLQAAQSRSEQAGSDCQRLSNRDKVQSLLEQNPREAQTSIAPQSFIPGDREQSAPVMYTRQVSFPEKSGHVEEDPRKSAAAAVAAKLTASTSSAQMLSYVLSSLASEGVIGNPMKETPCDYPPEKRHKLENDQSSYMPPQNLQRPPVPPYPHPESIQHVSTTTQQFTPNEPPPPPSTSPPLLPPLPPIAQYTVPQYMHTAGSITSAPYSYGMAQQQLPSMPSYLTVGAPVNAIPPFSTPPTNSYQGFQGSDVNIYNQPSSMPMSPISRQ, encoded by the exons ATGGGCAGTGCATTCAATCCACAGATTTTGGCGGAAAAGTTGGCCAAGCTCAACAGTTCACAA ATTGATAtatgggaagaaagaaaagtttttggttCTCGGGGGCAACTTCTTAAGGAAGGGCTTGCGGGTagacaaattgaaaataataatagaaatggAAAGAATTTGAGCTTCAAACTG AGACCATCTGCTGGAAATATATTGGAAAAAATAGTTTCAGACTATCATATCCTTTATGGTGGCCAGTTGGATGAAGAAGTTATACTGAGCAAGTGTACCAATGCCGTTAGCAGTCTTGAGAAAGTAGATAAGGAAATTGGTGGCGATATTAATTCAG GGCAATTCCATGGATCTGGTTTTGTGGAGGAGCTGCAGGGGCAGCATGCGATACTGAGGGACTGTATTGAACAATTAACAGCAGTAGAATCAGCAAGAACAACTCTCGTGTCTCATTTAAGAGAAGCCCTCCAGGAGCAG GAATTCAAGATGGGCCAAGTCCGCAATCAACTTCAG GCCGCACAGTCCCGATCAGAACAGGCAGGTAGTGACTGCCAACGGTTATCAAATAGAGACAAAGTTCAGTCACTACTTGAGCAGAACCCGAGGGAAGCTCAAACCTCCATAGCACCTCAAAGCTTCATACCAGGGGATAGGGAACAATCAGCTCCTGTAATGTACACACGGCAGGTTTCCTTTCCTGAAAAATCTGGCCATGTTGAGGAAGACCCACGCAAGTCGGCCGCTGCTGCAGTGGCAGCAAAGCTAACTGCATCGACATCCTCAGCGCAGATGCTCTCCTATGTCTTATCCTCGCTTGCATCAGAGGGTGTCATAGGCAATCCAATGAAAGAAACACCTTGTGATTACCCCCCTGAAAAGAGGCATAAGCTTGAAAATGACCAATCCTCTTACATGCCCCCTCAAAATCTTCAACGACCTCCAGTTCCTCCTTACCCTCATCCTGAATCTATACAACATGTCTCTACTACCACCCAACAGTTTACTCCAAATGAGCCACCACCACCTCCCTCAACATCTCCTCCACTTCTGCCACCACTGCCGCCTATAGCACAATACACAGTGCCCCAGTACATGCACACTGCAGGATCAATAACTAGTGCACCATACAGCTATGGCATGGCCCAACAGCAGCTGCCTTCAATGCCGAGTTATCTGACAGTTGGGGCTCCAGTGAATGCTATACCTCCCTTCAGTACACCTCCTACAAATTCTTATCAGGGTTTTCAGGGTTCAGATGTTAATATCTATAACCAACCATCATCCATGCCAATGTCTCCAATTTCTCGGCAATAG
- the LOC121249569 gene encoding formin-like protein 2 isoform X2, whose amino-acid sequence MGSAFNPQILAEKLAKLNSSQNSRRKGSEFVGEFWKVLPDALRDVIENGDGCGRNSALRLIDIWEERKVFGSRGQLLKEGLAGRQIENNNRNGKNLSFKLRPSAGNILEKIVSDYHILYGGQLDEEVILSKCTNAVSSLEKVDKEIGGDINSGQFHGSGFVEELQGQHAILRDCIEQLTAVESARTTLVSHLREALQEQEFKMGQVRNQLQAAQSRSEQAGSDCQRLSNRDKVQSLLEQNPREAQTSIAPQSFIPGDREQSAPVMYTRQVSFPEKSGHVEEDPRKSAAAAVAAKLTASTSSAQMLSYVLSSLASEGVIGNPMKETPCDYPPEKRHKLENDQSSYMPPQNLQRPPVPPYPHPESIQHVSTTTQQFTPNEPPPPPSTSPPLLPPLPPIAQYTVPQYMHTAGSITSAPYSYGMAQQQLPSMPSYLTVGAPVNAIPPFSTPPTNSYQGFQGSDVNIYNQPSSMPMSPISRQ is encoded by the exons ATGGGCAGTGCATTCAATCCACAGATTTTGGCGGAAAAGTTGGCCAAGCTCAACAGTTCACAA AACAGTAGGCGAAAGGGCTCAGAGTTTGTTGGTGAGTTTTGGAAGGTTCTTCCAGATGCTCTTCGTGATGTGATTGAAAATGGGGATGGTTGCGGAAGGAATTCTGCACTGCGACTG ATTGATAtatgggaagaaagaaaagtttttggttCTCGGGGGCAACTTCTTAAGGAAGGGCTTGCGGGTagacaaattgaaaataataatagaaatggAAAGAATTTGAGCTTCAAACTG AGACCATCTGCTGGAAATATATTGGAAAAAATAGTTTCAGACTATCATATCCTTTATGGTGGCCAGTTGGATGAAGAAGTTATACTGAGCAAGTGTACCAATGCCGTTAGCAGTCTTGAGAAAGTAGATAAGGAAATTGGTGGCGATATTAATTCAG GGCAATTCCATGGATCTGGTTTTGTGGAGGAGCTGCAGGGGCAGCATGCGATACTGAGGGACTGTATTGAACAATTAACAGCAGTAGAATCAGCAAGAACAACTCTCGTGTCTCATTTAAGAGAAGCCCTCCAGGAGCAG GAATTCAAGATGGGCCAAGTCCGCAATCAACTTCAG GCCGCACAGTCCCGATCAGAACAGGCAGGTAGTGACTGCCAACGGTTATCAAATAGAGACAAAGTTCAGTCACTACTTGAGCAGAACCCGAGGGAAGCTCAAACCTCCATAGCACCTCAAAGCTTCATACCAGGGGATAGGGAACAATCAGCTCCTGTAATGTACACACGGCAGGTTTCCTTTCCTGAAAAATCTGGCCATGTTGAGGAAGACCCACGCAAGTCGGCCGCTGCTGCAGTGGCAGCAAAGCTAACTGCATCGACATCCTCAGCGCAGATGCTCTCCTATGTCTTATCCTCGCTTGCATCAGAGGGTGTCATAGGCAATCCAATGAAAGAAACACCTTGTGATTACCCCCCTGAAAAGAGGCATAAGCTTGAAAATGACCAATCCTCTTACATGCCCCCTCAAAATCTTCAACGACCTCCAGTTCCTCCTTACCCTCATCCTGAATCTATACAACATGTCTCTACTACCACCCAACAGTTTACTCCAAATGAGCCACCACCACCTCCCTCAACATCTCCTCCACTTCTGCCACCACTGCCGCCTATAGCACAATACACAGTGCCCCAGTACATGCACACTGCAGGATCAATAACTAGTGCACCATACAGCTATGGCATGGCCCAACAGCAGCTGCCTTCAATGCCGAGTTATCTGACAGTTGGGGCTCCAGTGAATGCTATACCTCCCTTCAGTACACCTCCTACAAATTCTTATCAGGGTTTTCAGGGTTCAGATGTTAATATCTATAACCAACCATCATCCATGCCAATGTCTCCAATTTCTCGGCAATAG
- the LOC121249570 gene encoding glutaredoxin-C1-like, translating into MHYQTESWGSYMPTRSANVGDPLELIERLASENAVVIFSMSTCCMCHAIKRLFCGMGVNPTVHELDEDPRGKDMERALMRLLGNSSAVPVVFIGGKLVGAMDRVMASHINGSLVPLLKEAGALWL; encoded by the coding sequence ATGCATTACCAAACCGAGTCGTGGGGTTCCTACATGCCAACAAGGAGTGCCAACGTGGGTGATCCACTGGAGCTCATAGAGAGGTTGGCGTCAGAGAACGCGGTGGTCATCTTTAGCATGAGCACATGTTGCATGTGCCATGCCATAAAGAGGCTCTTCTGTGGAATGGGGGTGAACCCGACTGTGCACGAGCTGGACGAGGACCCCAGAGGCAAAGATATGGAGAGGGCTCTAATGAGACTCTTGGGAAACTCCTCGGCAGTCCCGGTGGTTTTCATCGGCGGGAAACTTGTTGGGGCAATGGACAGAGTAATGGCATCCCATATCAACGGTTCTCTCGTGCCTCTTCTCAAAGAGGCGGGGGCTCTGTGGCTCTGA
- the LOC121249569 gene encoding regulation of nuclear pre-mRNA domain-containing protein 1A isoform X1 codes for MGSAFNPQILAEKLAKLNSSQASIETLSHWCIFHMNKAKQVVETWDRQFNCSPREQRLAFLYLANDILQNSRRKGSEFVGEFWKVLPDALRDVIENGDGCGRNSALRLIDIWEERKVFGSRGQLLKEGLAGRQIENNNRNGKNLSFKLRPSAGNILEKIVSDYHILYGGQLDEEVILSKCTNAVSSLEKVDKEIGGDINSGQFHGSGFVEELQGQHAILRDCIEQLTAVESARTTLVSHLREALQEQEFKMGQVRNQLQAAQSRSEQAGSDCQRLSNRDKVQSLLEQNPREAQTSIAPQSFIPGDREQSAPVMYTRQVSFPEKSGHVEEDPRKSAAAAVAAKLTASTSSAQMLSYVLSSLASEGVIGNPMKETPCDYPPEKRHKLENDQSSYMPPQNLQRPPVPPYPHPESIQHVSTTTQQFTPNEPPPPPSTSPPLLPPLPPIAQYTVPQYMHTAGSITSAPYSYGMAQQQLPSMPSYLTVGAPVNAIPPFSTPPTNSYQGFQGSDVNIYNQPSSMPMSPISRQ; via the exons ATGGGCAGTGCATTCAATCCACAGATTTTGGCGGAAAAGTTGGCCAAGCTCAACAGTTCACAAGCGAGTATAGAGA CTTTGTCACATTGGTGTATATTCCATATGAATAAAGCAAAACAAGTTGTTGAAACATGGGATCGGCAGTTTAATTGTTCTCCACGTGAGCAGAGATTGGCCTTTCTATATCTTGCAAATGACATATTGCAGAACAGTAGGCGAAAGGGCTCAGAGTTTGTTGGTGAGTTTTGGAAGGTTCTTCCAGATGCTCTTCGTGATGTGATTGAAAATGGGGATGGTTGCGGAAGGAATTCTGCACTGCGACTG ATTGATAtatgggaagaaagaaaagtttttggttCTCGGGGGCAACTTCTTAAGGAAGGGCTTGCGGGTagacaaattgaaaataataatagaaatggAAAGAATTTGAGCTTCAAACTG AGACCATCTGCTGGAAATATATTGGAAAAAATAGTTTCAGACTATCATATCCTTTATGGTGGCCAGTTGGATGAAGAAGTTATACTGAGCAAGTGTACCAATGCCGTTAGCAGTCTTGAGAAAGTAGATAAGGAAATTGGTGGCGATATTAATTCAG GGCAATTCCATGGATCTGGTTTTGTGGAGGAGCTGCAGGGGCAGCATGCGATACTGAGGGACTGTATTGAACAATTAACAGCAGTAGAATCAGCAAGAACAACTCTCGTGTCTCATTTAAGAGAAGCCCTCCAGGAGCAG GAATTCAAGATGGGCCAAGTCCGCAATCAACTTCAG GCCGCACAGTCCCGATCAGAACAGGCAGGTAGTGACTGCCAACGGTTATCAAATAGAGACAAAGTTCAGTCACTACTTGAGCAGAACCCGAGGGAAGCTCAAACCTCCATAGCACCTCAAAGCTTCATACCAGGGGATAGGGAACAATCAGCTCCTGTAATGTACACACGGCAGGTTTCCTTTCCTGAAAAATCTGGCCATGTTGAGGAAGACCCACGCAAGTCGGCCGCTGCTGCAGTGGCAGCAAAGCTAACTGCATCGACATCCTCAGCGCAGATGCTCTCCTATGTCTTATCCTCGCTTGCATCAGAGGGTGTCATAGGCAATCCAATGAAAGAAACACCTTGTGATTACCCCCCTGAAAAGAGGCATAAGCTTGAAAATGACCAATCCTCTTACATGCCCCCTCAAAATCTTCAACGACCTCCAGTTCCTCCTTACCCTCATCCTGAATCTATACAACATGTCTCTACTACCACCCAACAGTTTACTCCAAATGAGCCACCACCACCTCCCTCAACATCTCCTCCACTTCTGCCACCACTGCCGCCTATAGCACAATACACAGTGCCCCAGTACATGCACACTGCAGGATCAATAACTAGTGCACCATACAGCTATGGCATGGCCCAACAGCAGCTGCCTTCAATGCCGAGTTATCTGACAGTTGGGGCTCCAGTGAATGCTATACCTCCCTTCAGTACACCTCCTACAAATTCTTATCAGGGTTTTCAGGGTTCAGATGTTAATATCTATAACCAACCATCATCCATGCCAATGTCTCCAATTTCTCGGCAATAG
- the LOC121249569 gene encoding formin-like protein 2 isoform X3, which yields MHRPSTMSFLQNSRRKGSEFVGEFWKVLPDALRDVIENGDGCGRNSALRLIDIWEERKVFGSRGQLLKEGLAGRQIENNNRNGKNLSFKLRPSAGNILEKIVSDYHILYGGQLDEEVILSKCTNAVSSLEKVDKEIGGDINSGQFHGSGFVEELQGQHAILRDCIEQLTAVESARTTLVSHLREALQEQEFKMGQVRNQLQAAQSRSEQAGSDCQRLSNRDKVQSLLEQNPREAQTSIAPQSFIPGDREQSAPVMYTRQVSFPEKSGHVEEDPRKSAAAAVAAKLTASTSSAQMLSYVLSSLASEGVIGNPMKETPCDYPPEKRHKLENDQSSYMPPQNLQRPPVPPYPHPESIQHVSTTTQQFTPNEPPPPPSTSPPLLPPLPPIAQYTVPQYMHTAGSITSAPYSYGMAQQQLPSMPSYLTVGAPVNAIPPFSTPPTNSYQGFQGSDVNIYNQPSSMPMSPISRQ from the exons ATGCATAGGCCCTCAACAATGAGTTTTCTGCAG AACAGTAGGCGAAAGGGCTCAGAGTTTGTTGGTGAGTTTTGGAAGGTTCTTCCAGATGCTCTTCGTGATGTGATTGAAAATGGGGATGGTTGCGGAAGGAATTCTGCACTGCGACTG ATTGATAtatgggaagaaagaaaagtttttggttCTCGGGGGCAACTTCTTAAGGAAGGGCTTGCGGGTagacaaattgaaaataataatagaaatggAAAGAATTTGAGCTTCAAACTG AGACCATCTGCTGGAAATATATTGGAAAAAATAGTTTCAGACTATCATATCCTTTATGGTGGCCAGTTGGATGAAGAAGTTATACTGAGCAAGTGTACCAATGCCGTTAGCAGTCTTGAGAAAGTAGATAAGGAAATTGGTGGCGATATTAATTCAG GGCAATTCCATGGATCTGGTTTTGTGGAGGAGCTGCAGGGGCAGCATGCGATACTGAGGGACTGTATTGAACAATTAACAGCAGTAGAATCAGCAAGAACAACTCTCGTGTCTCATTTAAGAGAAGCCCTCCAGGAGCAG GAATTCAAGATGGGCCAAGTCCGCAATCAACTTCAG GCCGCACAGTCCCGATCAGAACAGGCAGGTAGTGACTGCCAACGGTTATCAAATAGAGACAAAGTTCAGTCACTACTTGAGCAGAACCCGAGGGAAGCTCAAACCTCCATAGCACCTCAAAGCTTCATACCAGGGGATAGGGAACAATCAGCTCCTGTAATGTACACACGGCAGGTTTCCTTTCCTGAAAAATCTGGCCATGTTGAGGAAGACCCACGCAAGTCGGCCGCTGCTGCAGTGGCAGCAAAGCTAACTGCATCGACATCCTCAGCGCAGATGCTCTCCTATGTCTTATCCTCGCTTGCATCAGAGGGTGTCATAGGCAATCCAATGAAAGAAACACCTTGTGATTACCCCCCTGAAAAGAGGCATAAGCTTGAAAATGACCAATCCTCTTACATGCCCCCTCAAAATCTTCAACGACCTCCAGTTCCTCCTTACCCTCATCCTGAATCTATACAACATGTCTCTACTACCACCCAACAGTTTACTCCAAATGAGCCACCACCACCTCCCTCAACATCTCCTCCACTTCTGCCACCACTGCCGCCTATAGCACAATACACAGTGCCCCAGTACATGCACACTGCAGGATCAATAACTAGTGCACCATACAGCTATGGCATGGCCCAACAGCAGCTGCCTTCAATGCCGAGTTATCTGACAGTTGGGGCTCCAGTGAATGCTATACCTCCCTTCAGTACACCTCCTACAAATTCTTATCAGGGTTTTCAGGGTTCAGATGTTAATATCTATAACCAACCATCATCCATGCCAATGTCTCCAATTTCTCGGCAATAG